GTCGATCATGTCGATCTTGTGGTGAGGCCTGGTGAGATATACGGCTTTCTGGGACCAAACGGTGCAGGGAAAACGACCACCATAAAGATGCTCACGGGTGTTTTGAAACCAACCGAGGGTGAGATAGAGATCCTCGGAATGAACATGAAGACACACGAGATGGAAATAAAAAAAAGCATCGGGGTCGTTCCGGACGAGCCGAAGATCTACTCTCAGCTGACCGGAAAAGAGTTTCTGGATTTCATCATGGAGATATACGGCCTCAACGAAAAAGAGGTGAGCAAAAGGATAGCAGAGCTCTGTGAGGCTTTCAAGGTGGATTACCTTGGAAAAAGAGTGAGCGAGATGTCTCATGGAATGAAACAAAAGCTCATGCTGGTCGGTGTTTTCATGAGAAGGCCCAGGGTGATCTTTTTGGATGAACCAACGGTGGGGCTCGATGCAAAGAGTGCCAAAATTTTGAAACTTCTTTTGAGGAAGTATGCAGACGAAGGTGCCACGATATTCCTCACCACCCACATCTTGGAGATTGCAGAGAAGATGTGCGACAGGATCGGCATCATAAACAGGGGAAGACTCATAGTGGAGGGAACAATGGAAGAGCTCAGAAAACTCTCTGGGCAGGAAAAAGCTTCACTGGAGGACCTCTTCCTTCAACTCACGGCGGAAAACGAGGAAATAGAAGAGATCATCAGGGAGTTGTGAGATATGAGAGAACTCTTTGTGCTTATGAAGTACGCAAATCCACGGGGAAAGAAAGGATTGTATGCGGTGATTTTCACCGCCCTGATGATGGGTGTGCTCTTTTACTCTCTCATGGGAAAGACCTTTGAAGAACTGCTGAACAGGTTCGGAGAGGAAGTCTTTGTTGCCTCCCTGACGTTTTCGACCACCCTGTTTTCTGTGATGTTTCTTCTTGGAATTTCTTTCTATCTTTCTCATTCTCTTGTTCTGGAGGAAGAGATAGAATTTTTACTCACTCTGCCGATCAGAAGAAGTACGATTGTCATATATCAGATGCTGATGTCTCTTTTTTACCAGGCTTTTGTCTTGATAACGATGTTTCTGAATCTTCTGATGCTTTCTTTTCTCACCAGAGACCTCCTTCCAGTGCTGTCCGGGATTTTGCATCTTTTCTTTCTCATTCTTTTGGGATCTGTTCTGTCGATAGTCTTTGGGAGGGCATTGAATCGATCGGCGGCACGCCGGCTCTCTTCCGTGGTACAACTTCTTGCCGTCTTCGGGTTTCTTGTGATCGTGAACGTTCCAGACTTTGCCACTGTGGCAGGAAAATTCTTTGTTTCGAAGTGGAACGTTCTTTCTTATCCTGTTCTTTCACATGACAGGCCCATCTTCCTGATCCACGAGACTCTTCTTGCGGTCCTTTCCTTTTTGCTCTTCTATCTGGCATCACGAAAGGCTGCCTTTGAGCCCGTTTCATATGAGAAAAAAGAAGAACAAAAAGAGAAAAGATTCCCGGGAAGGGGATTCTTCAAGAAAGATTTCATCACTCTTGTTCGTGAAGAAAGGATGGTTTATTTTCTTTTCTATCCGGTGGGCTTTGGAGTTTTGATGACGATCGTGGGAAGCGCGGATTTCGGATTGATCTTTGCGTCCGGCATTTCCGCACTCTACAACGCGACGATGACGGCGATGCTCTGGAGGAAGGAATTGGAGGTCTGGCCACTTCCCAGAATCTTTCCCGTCAGATTGAAAGATGTCGTTCTTTCAAAGGTGCTCGTTCCATCCTTTCTGAACACCACGGTTGTTTCAGGTTACGTGATCTTTCTTGTTTTCTACCAGAAGCAATTTCTCTACCTTTCTTTCGTTCCCGTATGTCTGAGTCTTTACCTTTTTGTCTCAATGGTTGGGCTTTTTCTTTCAAAGTGGGAGAAAACAGGCCAACTTGCAAACCCTGCGAAGGTCTTTTCCACACCGGTGGTTCTTCTGGTACAGCTTCTTGCCCTCGGGGTGGTGGCTTCTCTCGGATACGTTCTTTCACTCGGGTCGCATCTTATTTTCGCACTGGCTTTAATATCCGTTGTTGTGGGAAGCATCGGTGGATTTGTCGCAACTTTCAGGCGTTTTGTGAATCGTGTAGAAAGATTTGAGACGTGAGATCCTCTCAAAGGGAGTCAATGGACCTTCTTGACCAAGAATCTGCGAACATTCCACCGCTTTTTCCAGAGCTTCTCTGCGAGACCTTCCTTTCAGAAGCTCGTGGATCAACACCATATCGAACAGATCTCCAAGACCTATCGGATGGGAAAATAATACTCCGTTTCCTGGAACATGGATATCGTGCCATCTTGCACCCTCTGGTCCCATCTTCACCACATCACATCTGATTCTTGAACATTCTTTCTCGTTTCCTATGATGAGTGCCTTCAAATCGCTGGTGTCGATCCGTGCTCTGGGGCCGATGTCGATCACTACGTTTTGTGATCTTTCACACACGACTTTCAAGGTCTTTTCCGTGACCTCTCCCGTTGCAAAGACAAGATCGTAATCGTTCATCATGGATGGAACAACGATGTTTTCTCCGTTCACACCGATCTCGACAGCAAGAGGCCTTCCGTTGCGGGCTATGAACAGACCCGTTTTCCCATGAAGAATCGACATATGAGAAACATCGAAGCCTGATCTTTTGAGTTCATCAACCAGGTGTTTTCCTCGAAAGTCCTCTCCAACGTTCGAGTAAAAATCAACTCTGTGTCCAAGAAGGAATAGACCGTACGCCACGTTAAGGCCCGACCCACCTGGAGATTCCCTGATGATTGTTTTGTGTGGATCTTTACCGAACAGGAAGACGTCCCAGAAAGTGCCACCAAAGATCGCTATCTTCAACGAAAGTCCCTCCCGTGATAGAATTTCAAAAAAACGGAGGGAAAACGATGAATCTCTGGAAATTATATCAGCCAGGAACACCCGCTGCGATAATAGCCTGGGGGCAGCTGGGAACACCCCATGCAAAAACCACCTACGGCCTTCTCAGACACAGCAGGCTCTTCAAACCGGTGTGTGTTGTCGCAGAACACGATGGAAAGAAAGCAAGCGATTTTATTTGGCCGGTTCGTTTCGATGTTCCCGTGGTTTCCTCGATAGAAAAGATCAAAGAGTTCGGTGCAAAGGTTGTGATCATCGGAGTGTCCAACCCTGGAGGCTACCTTGAGGAAAAGGTCGCTCAGCTTGTGAAAGATGCCTTGTCGAACGGTTTAGATGTTATATCGGGCCTTCACTTCAAGATCTCCCAGCAAACAGAGTTTCTGAAACTGGCTCAGGAAAGTGGAGCAAAAATACTGGATATTCGTGTTCCACCGGTGGATCTGAGGGTCTTTTCTGGTGATGTATACCAGAAGAGAATAAAAGTCGTTGGTGTTTTTGGAACAGACTGTGTTGTTGGAAAAAGGACAACCGCCGTTCAGCTCTGGGAAAGGGCGCTTCAGAAAGGAATGAAAGCTGCCTTCATGGCCACAGGTCAGACAGGGATTCTGATAGGTGCAGACGCAGGGTACGTTGTGGACGCTATTCCTGCCGATTTCGTTTCCGGTGTGGTGGAAAAGACCATCATGGAGCTCGAGAGGATGGGAAAAGAAATCGTCTTTGTTGAGGGACAGGGGGCACTGAGACATCCCGCGTACGGTCAGGTCACCCTGGGCCTTCTGTATGGATGCAATCCCGATGTTGTCTTCTTGGTACACGATCCGTCAAGAAACCATTTTGAGTCTTTTCCGAAAATTCCAAAAAAACCTGATTTTGAAGAAGAAAGAAAGCTCATCGAAACACTCTCGGATGCAAAGGTGATCGGGGGAGTGTGTCTGAACGGGACCTTCGAAACAGACCTTCCCGTCTACGATCCTTTTAATCCAGAAGATCTCGATGAGATGTTGAAGAGGGTGGTCGAATGGTGAATGTTGTGATGGTTCCATGTTCTGTGGTGAAGGATGAAACGGTGGTCGTCGTGGACGTTCTGAGAGCCACTAGTACTATTGTCACAGCGCTTGCCAACGGTGCAAAAGAGGTTGTTCCTGTAAAAACGGTGGAGGAAGCATTGTTAAGGAAGGAAAAGGATGTTCTTGTGTGTGGAGAAAGGAACGCAGAGAAGGTGAAGGGGTTCGACCTTGGGAACTCTCCTCTTGAGTACAAAAGCGAACTGGTCTTTGGGAAAACGATCGTTCTCACAACGACGAACGGCACTCAGATAATCGAGAAAGTAGAGGGTGACAGCGTCATCGCAGCCTCTTTTCTGAACGTTTCTGCGGTTGTTGAATACCTGAAAGAAAAGGAAAGCATCACCGTCGTCTGTGCTGGAACCAGTGGGCGTTTTTCTCTGGAAGATTTTTTACTTGCTGGTATGATCGTGAAAAGACTGAAAAGGGACGATCTTCTGGATGGTGCGCTTGTGGCTATGAAATACTTCGAATCTGTAAAAAACATAAGGGAGGAGATCAAAAGATTCTCCTCCCATGCAAAGAGACTGATATCTCTTGGATTCGAAAAAGACGTCGATTTCTGCACAACGGAAGATCTCTACAACGTGGTTCCAATCCTCGCAAACGGTGCTTTCACTCTGAAAGAAGCTCGGTGAAGTGCTTTGCGTTCACTCCCATCTTCCTGCAGAGATTCTTGAGAACGGTTTTTGGACCTACCTCTACGAACTCGTTCACTCCCATCTCTTTCATTGTATCCACCGATTGCTTCCAGAGAACAGGGCCTGTGATTTGTTCTATGATGTTCTTCTTTATCTCTACGGGGTCTTCTGTAGGTTTGGCGGTAGAGTTCATCACGATGGGCCATCTTGGTTTTTTGAACTCTATCTTTTCCACCTCTTCTTTCATTTTCTCCCTAGCGTACTCCAGAAACGGTGTGTGGAAAGGACTCGAGACCATGAGTTCTACAATCCGGCGCGCACCTTTTTCTTTCAAAAGCTCCATCGCTTTTTCAACAGATTCTTTCAGGCCACTTATTACCACCTGATCGTGTGAGTTGTAATTTGCCACGTACACTCCATCTATTGAGTTCACTACCTTTTCTATCTGTTCGATATCGAGTCCTATAACGGCTGCCATGGTGCCCTTTCCAGGCTCGAGCGCCTGCGACATGTACTCTCCTCTTTTCCTCACAAGGTAGAGCCCGGTCTCGAAATCGTACACACCGGCCACCGCCAGAGCAGTGTATTCTCCGAGACTGTGACCCGCAACGACATCTGGGAGAATACCCCTTTTTTCCAGTTCGAGGTAAGCGATGTAACTCGTTATATAAATGGATGGCTGGGCGTTTTCTGTGAGTTTCAGGGTCTCTTCATCGCCGTTCATGATCTCGGTGATGTCGAATCCCAGAACCTTTTTTGCCCTCTCGAATATGTCCTCTGAAGATTCGTACACAGAAAAATCCTTTGCCATTCCGGAGTACTGGGATCCCTGTCCGGGAAAGACGAACGCCCTCACCGTTTCACCTCCAGTTTTTTCAACCTGAGAGCTATGACAGCGGCAACAACGAGTTTTATCAGATCGAACCAGATGAACGGGGCAAATCCGAGTGCAACTGCTTTTTTGATATCGTGAACGTAAAAATTCAAAACGAACACACCGAGCACGTATATGATTCCAAGACCAGAAAGACCAGAAACGAGATACCACACGAAGTTCTCTCTCTTCTCAGAAAGAAGACCGATCACAAACCCTCCCAGAATAAAACCGAAGAGGTACCCACCGGTGGGACCGACAAGGACCTGTGCTCCTCCTTTGAAGTTCGCAAAGACGGGAAGTCCGATGGCTCCAAGCAACACATACGCTGCAATCGACAGTGTACCGTATTTTTTCCCAAGAATGTAGGCGGAAAGGAAAACAAAGAACACCTGAAGAGTGAAGGGAACTGGACCGATCGGAATCGAGATCCATGCTCCAACCGCAATGAGGGCTGTAAAGATCCCAGCCTTTACAAGTTCCCTCATTCTTCAATACACCTCCTCAATTTCTTCACCGTCTCCACAAATTCGTTCATGATGTCTTCTATGATCTGTTTCACAGGTTTTATTTCGTCGATCAGGCCGGCGCTTTGTCCCATCATGAAAGAACCTCTCTCCAGATCCCCCTCTACAACGGCTCTCCTCAGGCTTCCCACCAGCATCTCCTCTGCCTGCATCGGGTTTTCGAACTCCATTTCCTGAATTTTCCTGGCAAATGGCGTTCTGAGAACGCGTGCGGGGTGGCCAAGTTTGGCACCGGTCACCACCGTGTCCCTTATAGAAGCTTTGACAATTTTTTCTTTGTAGATAGGGTGAACATCACTTTCTACACTCGCTACGAATCTTGTTCCCATCTGCACAGCCTCTGCTCCGAGGGCAAAAGCGGCGGCCATTCCTCTTCCATCAGCGATTCCCCCTGCTGCGATTACGGGAATGTTCACGCTCCTGGAGACCTTGTTCACGAGAACAAGGGTGGTGACCTCTCCTATATGACCACCGGATTCCATTCCCTCCGCTATAACAGCGTCTGCTCCTGCCCTTTCAACCATTCTTGCAAGAGAGTCTGAAGCCACAACGGGAATGACTTTTATGCCGTTTTCTTTTAATTCCTTTATGTATTTTGTAGGGTTCCCCGCTCCAAAAGTAATCACGGGCACCTTTTCCTCCACACAAACTCTGACGAGATCGTCTGCCCAAGGTGAAACGAGAATCACGTTCACACCGAAGGGTTTGTTTGTTCTTTCTCTGAGATCAGAAATGGCTTTCCTCAGATCATCGGGTTTCATAGCTCCAGATCCGATGATTCCAAGTCCTCCTGCTTCGGACACCGCTGCTGCGAGGGTGGGGGTCCCTGCCCACGCCATTCCACCCATGATTATGGGATACTCTATCCCAAGTAATTCTGTCACTCTGGTTTTCAGCTTCATTTCTTTTTCACCCCCAGCAAGAGTTTGGCCTTAGCTACGATGGTATTTTCAACCTTTGCCACACCTTCTACCTGAACTGTGCCAAGTTTTTCACCTATCTTCTTCACCTCGTAGATCAGTCTATCTCCAGGTCGCACTTCCTTTTTGAAACGTGCCTCGTCTATACCGAGAAAGAGTGGTATGCCTTCAAGGTTTTTCAGGAGAAGAATTCCGGCAGTTTGAGCAAGCCCTTCGATGATGAGAACACCAGGATATATGGGATATTCTGGAAAGTGACCTTGGAAGACGGGATCGGAAATACTGATGTTTTTGAAAGCAACGATTCTATCCTCGCCCTCTTCTATCACACCATCCACCAGAAGGAAAGGATACCTGTGTGGAAGGATCGATTTTACGTAGTCTATGTTCATTGTTCATACCTCCCCAAAACGATCGACACGTTGTGTCCCCCGAAACCGAACGAATTCTTCATGAAGTTCTTTATTTCCATCTGAACATTTTCTTTCCCAACAAGACCTGTTCCCTTTGCCTCCTCAATTGGGTTGTCAAGGTTTGGCATGCCGTGCACAAAAGAGTGCTGCATCTGAAGAATCGAAAGGACGAGTTCTGCGGCACCAGCGGCACCAAGAAGATGTCCTATCAAGGCTTTAGAGGAGTTTATGGCTACGTTCTTTACGTGTTCCCCCAGCACCTTCTTTATTGCCTTGAGCTCTGCTTCATCACCAGCAGGTGTGCTCGTGGCATGACAGTTCACGTAATCTATGTCCTCAACAGAAAGGCCGGATTCTTTCAGAGCCAGTTTCATCGCCTCTGCTGCTCCTCTTCCTTCTGGATCCGGTGCGCTGAAGTGGTACGCATCGTCCGTCATGCCAATTCCCTTTATCTCTGCTATGATCTTCGCACCCCTTGATTTTGCAACTTCTTCCGCTTCAAGGACAAGGATTGCTCCTCCCTCTCCCATGACAAAACCGTCTCTGTCCCTGTCAAACGGACGGGAAGCTCGTTTGGGGTCATCGTTTCTTCTTGAGAGCGCCCTCATGTTCGCAAACCCGGTGATCGGCAGGGGTGCTATCGTTGCTTCCGTTCCTCCAACGACGGCCACGTCTGCGTATCCATGCCTTATCAGAAGAGTGCCGAGTGCCACCGCGTGTAGGGAAGAAGCACAAGCACTCACAGAAGAAAAATTCGGTCCCTTGAGACCGTACTCCATTGCAACGACACCGGATGCCATGTCGATGAGAATCATTGGAATCAGGAACGGACTCACCCTGCTGGGACCTTGAGAAAGGAATTTGTTGTTCTCACTGTCGAGTGTTAGGAATCCTCCCATTCCGGATCCTATGATCGTTGCCGTCCTCTCTGAAAACTGCTCGAAGTTTATCCCTGCCTCTTCCACCGCTTCTTTGGTGCTGACGAGGGCGAAGTGAACGAACCGATCTGTTCTCTTCACGAGTTTTGGATTTATGTACTCTTCCGGTTTGAAATCTCTGACTTCTGCTGCAATTTGAACGGGCAAGTTAGAAGCATCAAAAGAAGATATTCGATCTATCGTTACTTTGGTTTCTCTAAGACCTTCCAGATTCTTTTCTTTCCCAACACCAAAAGGACTTACGATACCCATTCCCGTTATGACCACCCGTCTCAAAGTACCACCTCCCGACAAAAAATCTGGCATGATTATATCATAATCTCACAGGAAGTTTCAATCTTTGGCCTCGATCATGAGAAAGAAACAATAAATTTACTTCTCAGGTGATAACATATCTGAAGAGGGAGGGAATGGGATGAAGAAATACGTTATTGTGACCGGTGGAGTGCTCAGCGGAATAGGAAAAGGCATATTCTCCGCCTCTCTGGCAAGACTCATGAAAGAATACGGTGTCGATGTGAACGTACTGAAGATCGATCCATACTTGAACGTGGATGCAGGGACCATGAACCCGAACCAGCATGGTGAGGTCTTCGTTACCGAAGATGGTTACGAAGCGGATCTGGATCTCGGTCACTACGAGCGTTTCCTCGGAAGAGACATGACCCGCCACAACAATATGACGGCAGGTCAGGTCTACCTTCGGGTTATAGAAAAGGAAAGGCAGGGAAAGTACCTCGGAAACACCGTCCAGATCGTACCACATCTCACAGAGGAGATAAAGGACAGAATAAGGTCTCTCGAGGCAGAGCTCCTTGTGGTCGAGATCGGAGGTACCGTCGGTGACATCGAAGGTGAGGTCTTTCTGGAAGCTGTCAGGGAACTCCAGATGGAAGAGGGAAGGGAAAACTTCCTCTTTGCCCATGTCACGTACGTTCCTTACCTTCGAACTACAAACGAGTTCAAAACCAAACCAACGCAGCAGTCGGTTCAACTTCTCAGAAGGATCGGAATCACTCCCGACATGATCATCGTGAGAAGTGAGTTTCCCCTCGACGTTCCCAGTATGAACAAAGTTGCCCTCTTTTCAGGTGTTTCTAGGGAATTCGTGATAAACCTTCCCGACACAAAAAATGTTTATGAAGTCCCGGAGATACTGAGGGACATGGGATTGCATGAGAAGATCTCCTCCAAGTTGAAACTGAATCTGAAAGGCGCGGAATTCAGTTGGTCTTATCCGAAGGCCTTTAAACCTTACAGGATAGCGCTGGTAGGGAAATACCTTGGAACGGACGACGCATACAAGAGCATCATAGAATCTGTGTTTTTGACTGGTGTAGAAAAGCCAACAATAGTGGACAGTCAGATGCTCGAAGAGATGAGTGAGGAAGAGGTAGCGAAGGTTCTGGGCGAGTACGATGCTCTGATCATACCGGGAGGTTTTGGAAGAAGAGGTATAGAAGGAAAGATAAAGGCCATAAAGTATGCCAGAGAAAACAAAAAACCCATTCTTGGAATATGTCTTGGCATGCAACTCATGATCATTGAATTTGCAAGAAATGTGCTTGGATACAGAGAGGCAAATTCTACAGAGTTCGATCCGAAAACCCCATACCCCGTCGTGGACTTGATGGAGGAACAAAAAAAGATCCTGAAACTCGGCGGTACGATGAGGCTTGGTGCGCAGAAAGTGAAGGTCTTTCCAGGCACAAAACTTTACGAGATATACGGTAGGGTGGAAGAAGTTTACGAGAGGCACAGACACAGATACGAAGCGAACGAAGAAGCCTTTCCGGAGCTCTTCAAGAAACCCGGTGAGGAAGGATACAAGCTTGTTGTTTCTGCAAAATCTGAATTCATCGAAGCTATAGAAATAGAAGATCATCCCTTCTTCATCGGTGTTCAGTTCCATCCGGAGTACAAGAGCAAGGTGGGAGCACCTCATCCGATCTTTGTTCACCTGAAGAAGACCCTGGAGGGATTGCAATGATAGATATGCACCTTCACTCCACGTTTTCCTACGATGGAAAGGCGGAAGTGGAAGATATCATCGCTCAGACGCAAAGACTCGGAATAAATCATTTCTGCATCACGGATCACTACGAATACGAGAACGGCAAACTCGTTCACGATT
This genomic window from Thermotoga sp. SG1 contains:
- a CDS encoding PfkB family carbohydrate kinase; this encodes MKIAIFGGTFWDVFLFGKDPHKTIIRESPGGSGLNVAYGLFLLGHRVDFYSNVGEDFRGKHLVDELKRSGFDVSHMSILHGKTGLFIARNGRPLAVEIGVNGENIVVPSMMNDYDLVFATGEVTEKTLKVVCERSQNVVIDIGPRARIDTSDLKALIIGNEKECSRIRCDVVKMGPEGARWHDIHVPGNGVLFSHPIGLGDLFDMVLIHELLKGRSRREALEKAVECSQILGQEGPLTPFERISRLKSFYTIHKTPESCDKSTDASHNNGY
- the fabZ gene encoding 3-hydroxyacyl-ACP dehydratase FabZ, producing the protein MNIDYVKSILPHRYPFLLVDGVIEEGEDRIVAFKNISISDPVFQGHFPEYPIYPGVLIIEGLAQTAGILLLKNLEGIPLFLGIDEARFKKEVRPGDRLIYEVKKIGEKLGTVQVEGVAKVENTIVAKAKLLLGVKKK
- the fabK gene encoding enoyl-[acyl-carrier-protein] reductase FabK; its protein translation is MKLKTRVTELLGIEYPIIMGGMAWAGTPTLAAAVSEAGGLGIIGSGAMKPDDLRKAISDLRERTNKPFGVNVILVSPWADDLVRVCVEEKVPVITFGAGNPTKYIKELKENGIKVIPVVASDSLARMVERAGADAVIAEGMESGGHIGEVTTLVLVNKVSRSVNIPVIAAGGIADGRGMAAAFALGAEAVQMGTRFVASVESDVHPIYKEKIVKASIRDTVVTGAKLGHPARVLRTPFARKIQEMEFENPMQAEEMLVGSLRRAVVEGDLERGSFMMGQSAGLIDEIKPVKQIIEDIMNEFVETVKKLRRCIEE
- a CDS encoding DUF1611 domain-containing protein — translated: MNLWKLYQPGTPAAIIAWGQLGTPHAKTTYGLLRHSRLFKPVCVVAEHDGKKASDFIWPVRFDVPVVSSIEKIKEFGAKVVIIGVSNPGGYLEEKVAQLVKDALSNGLDVISGLHFKISQQTEFLKLAQESGAKILDIRVPPVDLRVFSGDVYQKRIKVVGVFGTDCVVGKRTTAVQLWERALQKGMKAAFMATGQTGILIGADAGYVVDAIPADFVSGVVEKTIMELERMGKEIVFVEGQGALRHPAYGQVTLGLLYGCNPDVVFLVHDPSRNHFESFPKIPKKPDFEEERKLIETLSDAKVIGGVCLNGTFETDLPVYDPFNPEDLDEMLKRVVEW
- the fabD gene encoding ACP S-malonyltransferase, with protein sequence MRAFVFPGQGSQYSGMAKDFSVYESSEDIFERAKKVLGFDITEIMNGDEETLKLTENAQPSIYITSYIAYLELEKRGILPDVVAGHSLGEYTALAVAGVYDFETGLYLVRKRGEYMSQALEPGKGTMAAVIGLDIEQIEKVVNSIDGVYVANYNSHDQVVISGLKESVEKAMELLKEKGARRIVELMVSSPFHTPFLEYAREKMKEEVEKIEFKKPRWPIVMNSTAKPTEDPVEIKKNIIEQITGPVLWKQSVDTMKEMGVNEFVEVGPKTVLKNLCRKMGVNAKHFTELLSE
- a CDS encoding 2-phosphosulfolactate phosphatase family protein, which encodes MVNVVMVPCSVVKDETVVVVDVLRATSTIVTALANGAKEVVPVKTVEEALLRKEKDVLVCGERNAEKVKGFDLGNSPLEYKSELVFGKTIVLTTTNGTQIIEKVEGDSVIAASFLNVSAVVEYLKEKESITVVCAGTSGRFSLEDFLLAGMIVKRLKRDDLLDGALVAMKYFESVKNIREEIKRFSSHAKRLISLGFEKDVDFCTTEDLYNVVPILANGAFTLKEAR
- a CDS encoding ABC transporter ATP-binding protein; translation: MIVAKGLTRKFGDFVAVDHVDLVVRPGEIYGFLGPNGAGKTTTIKMLTGVLKPTEGEIEILGMNMKTHEMEIKKSIGVVPDEPKIYSQLTGKEFLDFIMEIYGLNEKEVSKRIAELCEAFKVDYLGKRVSEMSHGMKQKLMLVGVFMRRPRVIFLDEPTVGLDAKSAKILKLLLRKYADEGATIFLTTHILEIAEKMCDRIGIINRGRLIVEGTMEELRKLSGQEKASLEDLFLQLTAENEEIEEIIREL
- a CDS encoding biotin transporter BioY is translated as MRELVKAGIFTALIAVGAWISIPIGPVPFTLQVFFVFLSAYILGKKYGTLSIAAYVLLGAIGLPVFANFKGGAQVLVGPTGGYLFGFILGGFVIGLLSEKRENFVWYLVSGLSGLGIIYVLGVFVLNFYVHDIKKAVALGFAPFIWFDLIKLVVAAVIALRLKKLEVKR
- a CDS encoding CTP synthase, producing the protein MKKYVIVTGGVLSGIGKGIFSASLARLMKEYGVDVNVLKIDPYLNVDAGTMNPNQHGEVFVTEDGYEADLDLGHYERFLGRDMTRHNNMTAGQVYLRVIEKERQGKYLGNTVQIVPHLTEEIKDRIRSLEAELLVVEIGGTVGDIEGEVFLEAVRELQMEEGRENFLFAHVTYVPYLRTTNEFKTKPTQQSVQLLRRIGITPDMIIVRSEFPLDVPSMNKVALFSGVSREFVINLPDTKNVYEVPEILRDMGLHEKISSKLKLNLKGAEFSWSYPKAFKPYRIALVGKYLGTDDAYKSIIESVFLTGVEKPTIVDSQMLEEMSEEEVAKVLGEYDALIIPGGFGRRGIEGKIKAIKYARENKKPILGICLGMQLMIIEFARNVLGYREANSTEFDPKTPYPVVDLMEEQKKILKLGGTMRLGAQKVKVFPGTKLYEIYGRVEEVYERHRHRYEANEEAFPELFKKPGEEGYKLVVSAKSEFIEAIEIEDHPFFIGVQFHPEYKSKVGAPHPIFVHLKKTLEGLQ
- the fabF gene encoding beta-ketoacyl-ACP synthase II; this encodes MRRVVITGMGIVSPFGVGKEKNLEGLRETKVTIDRISSFDASNLPVQIAAEVRDFKPEEYINPKLVKRTDRFVHFALVSTKEAVEEAGINFEQFSERTATIIGSGMGGFLTLDSENNKFLSQGPSRVSPFLIPMILIDMASGVVAMEYGLKGPNFSSVSACASSLHAVALGTLLIRHGYADVAVVGGTEATIAPLPITGFANMRALSRRNDDPKRASRPFDRDRDGFVMGEGGAILVLEAEEVAKSRGAKIIAEIKGIGMTDDAYHFSAPDPEGRGAAEAMKLALKESGLSVEDIDYVNCHATSTPAGDEAELKAIKKVLGEHVKNVAINSSKALIGHLLGAAGAAELVLSILQMQHSFVHGMPNLDNPIEEAKGTGLVGKENVQMEIKNFMKNSFGFGGHNVSIVLGRYEQ